The sequence CTGGAGATCCAGTcccaaaatcaaattttagtCAACGTAGAACCAACGATTAGTTAATGTGCCTCCTcttgatttgaaaaagaaaattgaaacgGAATTTCTATTCGTAGATTGTTTGCGATTGGACGGAATACGATCGTCGGTTGAAACGTCTCGTGCGAATCGTTCAAGATCAACTCGATAAGAATCGTCTGCCGTCTGTTCATCCACATCACAGCATGCTGTACCCGTTGTCGCACGCGCAACGCAAAGCCATCGCCGAACGTCACGCTAACCTGTGCCTCGAAAAGGTAGGTAAAATTCCGCAGAACGTTGCTTAAGTTACGCCGAGTGCCTATGATGAGTTCTAAGCGCCAGTTCTATTGAGTAGATAATGATGCCAACATTACGCTTTCTGAGGCAATTTTTGCGATGAACTTTATGCAAAGAAACTTTGTGACCCGGTGCAAGACTTTCTATACCTAACGGATAAAAAacaacacatttcatattggCATCATTGCCTAGATTTTACTGAATGCCTATGATGATTTCCAAGCGCCAGTTCTATTGAGTAGATAATGATGCCAACATTACGCTTTCTGAGGCAATTTTCTGATGAAAAACTGATAAGAAACTGTGTGAATTGGTGTGAGATTTTCCATACCATTAacagatatttaaaaaaaaaacataatcatATTGATATCATACTTGGCATTTGATTTAGTCAACGAAACCATGATTATCTAACTTTGTTACACAAAATCTACTTTGGACCAAACTGTATACCAGGTATACAGTTTTATTGCTAAAACTCGTTTGAGGTCGaagtttaaatgaaaaatgattagtTTTATCGGATATTCCAAATTAAGTGTCTCTTCAAGGCAAAATTGCGATGCAGTGTAGAACTCACTTAATTGGGATGACTAGAGACTGCCCAGATTTCTCCAAATTAAGGAAAATCCGAATTatgaatataggtttacaTAGTTCCCGGTTAATCGAACCAAATATTTCCttcgattttaatgaaaatccgGATAAGTGAGTTCTACTGTAGTATCTGATaattaaaatagaagaaaatcctaaaaatgatttcatctgCCCTGCTCGCGCTGatcaatatattcattctgtttaTCGTAGATAAGCGTATTACATAAACCTGCGTACCAGCACCCTCTCGATGAGAAACCATTGACTCGACGTTTGAGAATCGGCTACATCAGTTCGGATTTCGGCAATCATCCGACTTCACACCTTATGCAGAGCATTCCAGGAATGCACGATAAAGCCAACGTTGAGGTaggtttgaaaatgtttgtaaatatttccGATTATATGTAGGGGTGGtttgtttgaatttattcaatttcgcttgacatgaaatttttttctccTCGAGAGCTGCTGGAATTCTAGTTGCCCTGAAGGCTACAATCCGTGTTAAGATTCTATATTTAAATGGACCGTTGCTTTCAGATCTTCTGTTATGGATTGAGCGCTGATGATAATACGTCATTCCGAGCTAAGATTTCTTCGGAAGCAGAACATTTTGTCGATTTGTCGAGAGTAAGTAGAGTCTCATTTTCCAGGGGGCGTAGCGTCTTTTTCACTGGAGGCAAATATTGAGATGTATTAGGTTGATGGGTGTCGGATTGCAATTCTTAAGAGTGCCTATGATGAATTCTAAGCGCCAGTTCTATTGAGTTTATAATGATGCCAACATTACGCTTTCTGAGGCAATTGTCATGCGTGTGTGAATCAAAACTTTATGGCTCCTGTTTATCGCTggcttgtaaattatttagaaAACGTCAATCACAAGTTATGTAATaacaaaaatgttttgtaGCGTGTGTATCAGTGATTGAAATAGTAACTATTTTTTTGAGGAACCCGGATCTGGATTACTTATCCCCTATCGAGGAAATTAAATTGTTCACACGGTTCGATAACGTTTTTCCTCTAATTCCAGATACCGTGCAATGGTAAAGCTGCTGACCGCATATTTGCCGACGGAATCGACATTCTCGTCAACATGAACGGCTACACGAAGGGCGCGCGCAACGAGCTGTTCGCGTTGAGACCGGCGCCAATACAGGTGATGTGGCTCGGCTACCCGGGCACGAGCGGCGCGTCGTTCATGGACTACATCGTCACCGATCGCGTGACGTCGCCGATCGAGCTCGCCAGTCAATACTCGGAGAAACTCGCCTACATGGCGCACACGTTCTTCATCGGCGATCACATGCACATGTTCCCGCACATGTTGACGAAGGCGGTCATCAAGAAGGAGAGCGCCGGGCACAGCCCCGACCAGGACAACATCTACGTCGTCAACACCGTTGATATGAAGGGACTTCTTTCCAAAACGAAATTAGTGAAGGTCAGTTTTCAGCCGAAGTTTCGACGTAATACGGTGGAACGTAACggcgaacttcacgggaccagaaaatctgttcgttataacggaTAGTtagttatatccagtatgaaattaatcaaatagtcttacttgggacgaaattcaatattcgttatatccgatgaatcacTTTATCCGAGTTCATTGTTCCACTGTATTGCCCTTTTGCTACAGAAGTTAGTTCATTGTCGATTAAAATAATGTTCAGTCGTACAACAACCTCCAGCGGCAGATAATTAAGCGCTGACTGGACAGTTATTTGTGTCTCTATGATGTTTACAAGCATATGCCTGAATAGATTAATGTGGCAAACTAGGATTCTGAGGGACATATTTCAATGACATAAAAGATTTGATACATTTAGGAATCATTGTGAAGTTCAACTTTTTTTCGCTCTGTTATTTGTATCTCCTATGATGTCTACAAGCATATGCCTGAATAGATAATGTGGCAAACTAGGATTCTGAGGaacatttttaggccagccgtaggctgagcctattactatacaaatagagcgaatttaaatgacatggtttccagagcaaaggctctttgactgagcatatattcatacaaatcattcattagagcattatccattctccaacgcctatgaagctgaattttgaaaaagggcctCAATagaatttatatgagctttttcgcgaaaatctgaacgcaaaaatatctgttttaaaaagccaatcagaaagcaaagactcctctgtGATTGGCTATgccgcagagatcagcaggtgtccacgtgaacccgcggtatcgtctaccgttttacttcctggtttaattttaagatctaaaattgtatttcaagatcaatttcagtgaaatcttgAGTTGACTTGATTTTTGGAGGATTATTTTTATCACacgattgtattgtgtaaattatagcgggtattgactctgagctgggcccagtgtattttgacaaatataactcacagaatgcatcatttgccatatttatgaaaagctgacaggctggccatagtgcccctggGGACTCTTGTTCAATCACTAAAAAGATTTGATACATGTAGGAATCATCATGAAGTTCTACTTTTGTTGCTCAGTTATTTGTGTCTCTATGATGTTTTACAAGCATATGCCTGAATAGATAATGTGGCGAACTAGGATTCTGAGGGACATAAATCTTAcaaagaaatttttttataAACTCTTGCGAATCTTTTCAGATCCACTTTGcttattgatttattggtttgGCTAggattattgatattttatctAGAGAATTCCCTATGATGTCTTTCAAGCATATGCCTTAATAAATAATGTGGCAAACTAGGATTCTGagggatatttttttcaaccgCTTGAAAAGGATTTTAATTCATTAGGTATTATTGTATCATTCCATTTTTTTCCACTCAGTTCTGTCTCCCTATGATGTCTACAAGCATATGCCTGAATAGATTATGTGGCAAACTAGGATTCTGAGGGACttggaaaaaaatgttttgataacTCCACTCCATATTTTCATGTGAACCAGGCTGACCCAAGGTCATTTTTAAGTAgcttaattttcatatttggcTAAATACTTACAAATGATTCCCTATGATGTTTTTCAAGCATATGCCTGAAAATACGATGTGGCAAATTAGGATTCTGAGGGAAACAGTTTGCACAAAGTTTAACCATTTTGAAACCAGTCCAGCcttgatatattgatgacgtagtgcacatcttATAAATGATTATTAGAACTTATTAGATACAAAGAATTATACTCAATTATGAATTcaacgccaaaattcacagGGTCAATTGTTTTTCTGACATGCCAATATGGATGACCTAACTACAGTGCATCCTGACAGAACCCTTTGAATAATGCATatactaggtatcaataataaacatttttgttttacatctttaaaaaatctgatgGTGATAACTGATTTTCCAATTCATGCATCTCATCTCTGCAACGTTTAGAACTTTGATTTAAACTTTTCATGCTGTGTCGATTTGTAGGAGATCAGGCAGCCGTGTTTGACTGGTCCGACTGTGAAGAATGACAAAGACGGTAATCCACCCGAGGTTGTGACGCCCGTCATTGAGTTGCCTAGTATGGAATCGGTGAACAACATGATCACTACCGGACAGGCAACATTACAGATAGATGAACTATTGCTTCAGAATGGACTTACTACTAATCAGGTAAGCATTAGTTAATCATACAGCACGCCTAGCTCTTATGATCTACTACCCGAGCCCAATTGACCGGTAACGACTAAGACTAGTTTTTAGCTCATCGTGGTCTTAATTAAACTGATCCAGAAAAAACCCatgggccagttgctcaaaagttagttacagttaaccagtggatagttgaccattaaaagttcattgttactatggtatttatccaccagTTATCTCGAACCCagctttgagcaactggtgtCAGCTTTCATTATTAAACACGTATGCTGCCTGCTACAAGGTATCTCGTAGTTCTGGTTCCTGTTCttccatcattgccactaCATGATAGCCGAAGATTCTTAATCTGTGTTTTGATTATTTGCGTTCTGGCAATTGGAATGATATGCTTCCTTATCGGCTGGCGTTGTAAACTAGCCGCTTCAACTGCAATGCTCACTGGTCTTTTCTTAACATCGGCTGGTTGACTTAACAATGTTCAGGGTATTAGCACGGTTGTTTTTGATACCAGTAATAATTATTGCAAGCAGTGCGCGtaataaaattttattaagTCCCTTCTGTGTCTGTTAGTGTGAAGTCTAGTCGCTTAAGGTTTGAATTCCATCGAGCATTCTCTTTCGCTGTCATTGTCAATTGGGACGTCCTGACGTAATTGATACGTTTGGGCCTAATGACGGCTATTCATACCTTAAAATTTCTCTCAAGAATTTCGATGTGATTTGTTTGGAAACTCTTTTTACATCATTTCTTGTCAAGCACAATACACCACAAGCTGTGTTATTGTGGGATGTTGAGAAACTCCTATATGTTACTGGCAAAATTCAGAATTATTCAGACATAGTCAAACTCAATGTTGGCATGTCTGCCATAGAGCTGTATTACATACGTTTAAATGCACTAACACTCAAAGGGAGCACTAGCTGCAACAAATGCCTCAACGTTCTTCAAGAAATATTGGCCCATGAGAGTGTTTTAAATCGTTGTTTTATACCTTTTTTTTAGACGAACAACAAATCGGCGACCGGCGAAGAGGTGCCGACTAACTTGATCATCAGCTCGAGAGCTCAGTACTCATTGCCCGAGAACGCAGTTGTTTACTGCAACTTCAATCAGTTGTATAAAATTGACCCGGCCACGTTGGAGATGTGGTGCAATATACTGAAACGCGTGCCGAACAGCGTGCTGTGGCTGCTGCGCTTTCCACAAGTTGGCGAACCGAATGTGCTTGCTGCCGCTCAGTCGTTCGGTCTCAGCTCAAAGAAGATCATCTTCTCTCCGGTTGCTCCGAAGGTAGGTTTGTTTGTCTTCCGTAGAGAATATACTCGGATCACTCATCGTTTCGCCTTTTCAGCGCGTTCGAGCTCCTTTAATTTCCCTACTTCTCGTGACGGTGCACTACGTCGGGGTTGGATCTTTCTGGATGGTGAAGTTTCGTTAGACTCGAGTGATGGCCGAGTTAgattatgtatttcatataaagtGTCACAAAaagtatttcaaaaaaatatttccgagttgaacggttatATCCAGTTATTCGGATCTGCCTCCatgcggagtctactgtatttcgcATGTAGTGTCAGATTGATATCTTCCACAAATGTCCCAAGTTGAAATATTCGTGCGACTTGATCAGAGGTTGTCcttcatatacatgtacctattcatctatgaaattatttcCAAGGAAATTATGTTAACAATCTTGTACATattataagtaaataaatcattcattcattcatcagaTCCAACTTGAGCTGAGTCTACTGTTTAATCATGTCTCCTCTAGGTATTAGTGTTAtcttaaaaatcttttttcttgcAACGTTTTAGGAGGAGCATGTTCGCCGCGGGCAACTGGCCGATGTCTGCCTCGATACACCTCTGTGTAACGGTCATACGACCGGTATGGACGTACTGTGGGCTGGAACTCCGATGGTTACTATGCCAGGTATGTGCGCTGATGTTATCGTATCTGCAGAGACGGTTTAGCCTTTGGTTCAAGACCAGACAACTTTAATTCTATAGCCAATTAAAAAGTCATAATCAATGGACCCAGTTTCGGCATGTTTGAGTTAATTGCATTTATATTCAGCATACTGCCATATTGTTACTGActtattttgtttttcgttTTGAATGATAGATGAGACATTGGCATCTCGGGTGGCGTCTTCTCAGTTATACACGCTCGGCTGTCCGGAATTAGTCGCCGAAAACAGACAACAATATGAAGATATTGCCGTTAAACTTGGCACCGATTTGGATTAGTAAGTCACTCCTATCTTAAGATGTTTGTAAACTGGGTGGCCATTGACCTGAAACcagaaaaatttagaaaaaatctggaaaaactgtggggaatttgacaaatttcaccaaaaacctggaaaactcttCGGGATTCAGACAATGCTATTGACCACATGTTTCCTTATCAGTACATAGTCCTACGTTAAGTGAATCAATAGTAACATGTTAAACCTAGTTCTATGATAAGTGAATGAATTGTACTATGTTAAACCTAGGAATTTCTTTTCTTATGAAAAAGGAATACTTGGGGGATGGGCGGAAAATGGCCACCCTGGTAAAATTGGAGGATTCACCTTCTTGAGACTAGTTGTCATTCGAGCAAAATTTTCGTGAAACTTAACAAATTACCTGGTTTGTAAATGTTTCGCATTATTTCCACGTTTCAGTTTAAAGAAAATGCGAGCGAAGGTGTTCACGGCTCGAATCACGAGTCCTCTATTCAACACGAAAATCTATACGCAGGGATTAGAACGGCTTTATCACTTAATGTACGAACGATATCGAAAACGAGAGAAACCGGACCATATAACCTGTCATAACTAGATTCAACACGTATGCACAGACTTGAAATTGGTGTTGCCTGTGTTGAGAGCCACTCTGGATCCGTAGATCGTAATTATAAATTCGTATTTGACGGCTCTTTTGGGTAGAAAGGTCAATGATTGTTATCCACCATTCAGAAATCATCGGTATTGGACGTGCGAAATTTTTATCGGCTGGTACAATGGAACTTCGCTTCAATGAACTTAGATGCGACAATTCATGACGCAAACAGGACGAATTTTGTACCGTACAT is a genomic window of Tubulanus polymorphus chromosome 5, tnTubPoly1.2, whole genome shotgun sequence containing:
- the LOC141906197 gene encoding UDP-N-acetylglucosamine--peptide N-acetylglucosaminyltransferase 110 kDa subunit-like encodes the protein MAMTGPYGTTLSSSSALVGGNNENDLKMARIVDTTGLAELAHREYQAGDYERAEQHCMQLWRQEPENTGVLLLLSSIHFQCRRLDRSAYFSQLAIKQNPMLAEAYSNLGNVYKERNQLQEALENYRHAVRLKPDFIDGYINLAAALVAAGDMEQAVQAYVTALQYNPDLYCVRSDLGNLLKALGRLDEAKACYLKAIETQPNFAVAWSNLGCVFNSQGEIWLAIHHFEKAVALDPNFLDAYINLGNVLKEARIFDRAVAAYLRALNLSQNHAVVHGNLACVYYEQGLIDLAIDTYRRAIELQPNFPDAYCNLANALKEKVKVQEAEDCYNTALSLCPTHADSLNNLANIKREQGYTEEAVRLYMKALEVYPEFAVAHSNLASVLQQQGKLNDALLHYKEAIRISPTFADAYSNMGNTLKEMQDIQGALQCYTRAIQINPAFADAHSNLASIHKDSGNLPEAIASYRTALKLKPDFPDAYCNLAHCQQIVCDWTEYDRRLKRLVRIVQDQLDKNRLPSVHPHHSMLYPLSHAQRKAIAERHANLCLEKISVLHKPAYQHPLDEKPLTRRLRIGYISSDFGNHPTSHLMQSIPGMHDKANVEIFCYGLSADDNTSFRAKISSEAEHFVDLSRIPCNGKAADRIFADGIDILVNMNGYTKGARNELFALRPAPIQVMWLGYPGTSGASFMDYIVTDRVTSPIELASQYSEKLAYMAHTFFIGDHMHMFPHMLTKAVIKKESAGHSPDQDNIYVVNTVDMKGLLSKTKLVKEIRQPCLTGPTVKNDKDGNPPEVVTPVIELPSMESVNNMITTGQATLQIDELLLQNGLTTNQTNNKSATGEEVPTNLIISSRAQYSLPENAVVYCNFNQLYKIDPATLEMWCNILKRVPNSVLWLLRFPQVGEPNVLAAAQSFGLSSKKIIFSPVAPKEEHVRRGQLADVCLDTPLCNGHTTGMDVLWAGTPMVTMPDETLASRVASSQLYTLGCPELVAENRQQYEDIAVKLGTDLDYLKKMRAKVFTARITSPLFNTKIYTQGLERLYHLMYERYRKREKPDHITCHN